From the genome of Rathayibacter sp. VKM Ac-2759, one region includes:
- the mnmA gene encoding tRNA 2-thiouridine(34) synthase MnmA: MKVLAAMSGGVDSAVAAARAVEAGHEVVGVHLALSRMPGTLRTGSRGCCTIEDSMDAQRAANVLGIPYYVWDFSERFKLDVVDDFVAEYSAGRTPNPCMRCNERIKFAALLEKALDLGFDAVCTGHYASLETGPDGAPELHRASDEAKDQSYVLGVLTAQQLAHSMFPLGSTPSKAIVRAEAARRGLSVASKPDSYDICFIPDGDTRGWLSERVAPEAGSIVDRDGAVVGAHEGAHGYTVGQRRGLHLGVPAPDGRPRFVLEVRPKTNEVVVGPREALRIGEIAGSRFTWAGAAPIDPTTPFRCDVQIRAHADPVPAEAVVSEVDGRVELVITPDSPLDGVAPGQTAVVYLGTRVLGQCTIDRTVAADVVGAVR, from the coding sequence GTGAAGGTTCTGGCGGCGATGAGCGGTGGTGTCGACTCGGCGGTGGCCGCAGCGCGGGCGGTGGAGGCGGGCCACGAGGTCGTCGGCGTCCATCTGGCGCTGAGCCGGATGCCCGGGACGCTGCGCACCGGCAGCCGCGGCTGCTGCACCATCGAGGACTCGATGGACGCCCAGCGGGCCGCGAACGTGCTCGGCATCCCGTACTACGTCTGGGACTTCTCGGAGCGCTTCAAGCTCGATGTCGTCGACGACTTCGTCGCGGAGTACAGCGCGGGACGCACCCCGAACCCCTGCATGCGCTGCAATGAGCGGATCAAGTTCGCGGCGCTCCTCGAGAAGGCGCTCGACCTCGGCTTCGACGCGGTGTGCACGGGCCACTACGCCTCCCTCGAGACGGGGCCCGACGGCGCCCCCGAGCTGCACCGGGCGAGCGACGAGGCCAAGGACCAGTCCTACGTGCTGGGCGTGCTGACCGCTCAGCAGCTGGCGCACTCGATGTTCCCGCTCGGCTCGACGCCGTCGAAGGCGATCGTGCGGGCCGAGGCGGCGCGGCGGGGCCTGAGCGTCGCGAGCAAGCCCGACAGCTACGACATCTGCTTCATCCCCGACGGCGACACCCGCGGCTGGCTCTCGGAGCGGGTCGCTCCGGAGGCGGGGTCGATCGTCGATCGCGACGGCGCCGTCGTCGGCGCGCACGAGGGCGCCCACGGCTACACCGTCGGTCAGCGGCGCGGCCTGCACCTCGGCGTGCCGGCACCCGACGGGCGACCGCGCTTCGTCCTCGAGGTGCGGCCGAAGACCAACGAGGTCGTGGTGGGCCCGCGCGAGGCGCTGCGCATCGGCGAGATCGCCGGATCGCGCTTCACCTGGGCGGGTGCGGCGCCGATCGATCCGACGACGCCGTTCCGCTGCGACGTGCAGATCCGCGCTCACGCCGACCCTGTCCCGGCCGAGGCCGTGGTGTCGGAGGTCGATGGCAGGGTGGAGCTCGTGATCACTCCCGACTCGCCGCTCGACGGCGTCGCCCCCGGCCAGACGGCCGTCGTCTACCTCGGCACGCGGGTGCTGGGGCAGTGCACGATCGACCGCACCGTGGCGGCCGACGTCGTGGGAGCCGTCCGATGA
- a CDS encoding DUF11 domain-containing protein: MVSGTLPPGLALSTAGRLTGTPTIAGTYTFTARAENSAGTAQATSTLTVSPQRATTPKADLRVDLSGPGSAVKGRTATYTVVTTNAGPAASTSVYSKVILPSTVQFVSATGKYTRIGNIVVFQRSSLSNGQTVTEKITVKATSTGRGTALATTFSVKTPDPSIRSNSDTVSTTVR, encoded by the coding sequence GTGGTCTCGGGCACGCTGCCTCCGGGACTCGCCCTGAGCACCGCCGGGCGCCTCACCGGCACCCCGACCATCGCAGGGACCTACACCTTCACCGCGCGAGCGGAGAACTCGGCCGGGACCGCGCAGGCGACCAGCACGCTGACCGTCTCACCGCAGAGGGCCACCACCCCGAAGGCCGACTTGCGGGTGGATCTCTCCGGGCCCGGCTCGGCCGTGAAGGGCAGGACCGCCACGTACACGGTCGTCACGACCAACGCCGGACCGGCCGCCTCGACGTCGGTCTACTCGAAGGTGATCCTGCCCTCGACCGTGCAGTTCGTGTCCGCGACGGGGAAGTACACCCGGATCGGGAACATCGTCGTCTTCCAGCGCTCGAGCCTGAGCAACGGGCAGACCGTGACGGAGAAGATCACCGTCAAGGCCACGAGCACAGGTCGGGGCACCGCTCTGGCGACCACGTTCTCGGTGAAGACGCCCGACCCGTCGATCCGCAGCAACTCCGACACGGTGAGCACCACGGTCCGCTGA
- a CDS encoding cysteine desulfurase family protein: MRLTVVRGEGHLRAQDAGRRAAVIYLDHAATTPLRACALAAFAEASAHPGNPSSVHGSGQEARRRLEDARAGIAAALGCEPIEVVLTAGGTEAINLALKGLYWQRVAEDPARTRILVPGGEHHATIDSVEWLAAHEGAQLEWLPLDDEGTLRPEALAEAIARDPDSVALVSALWVNNEIGTVAPVVELAAVCAGAGVPLHLDAVAALGHVPLEIGAARRASSSRAGSGLVAVSVSGHKVGGPIATGALFLARDARVVPVLHGGGQQRSVRSGTQDVPGAAAFAAAVTEAVDEMAREAPRLAALRDRLVAGVLDAVPGATLTGPAVDSGRRVANNAHLAFPGAQGDSLLFLLDMAGFSVSTGSACTAGIPEPSHVVLALGRSQDEARGVLRMTLGRTTSEADVDAFVAAVPEAYARAARAGLSNRAV; this comes from the coding sequence ATGCGACTTACAGTAGTGAGGGGCGAGGGCCACCTCCGCGCCCAGGACGCGGGACGGAGGGCTGCAGTGATCTACCTCGACCACGCCGCGACGACCCCGCTCCGCGCCTGCGCTCTCGCCGCCTTCGCGGAGGCGTCCGCGCATCCCGGCAACCCCTCCTCCGTCCACGGGTCGGGTCAGGAGGCGCGCCGCCGGCTCGAGGACGCCCGCGCCGGCATCGCGGCGGCCCTCGGCTGCGAGCCGATCGAGGTCGTGCTCACCGCGGGCGGCACCGAGGCGATCAACCTCGCGCTCAAGGGCCTCTACTGGCAGCGCGTCGCGGAGGATCCGGCGCGCACCCGCATCCTCGTGCCGGGCGGCGAGCACCACGCCACGATCGACAGCGTCGAGTGGCTGGCCGCGCACGAGGGCGCGCAGCTCGAGTGGCTGCCCCTCGACGACGAGGGCACTCTGCGACCGGAGGCGCTCGCCGAGGCGATCGCGCGCGACCCCGACTCCGTCGCCCTGGTCTCGGCGCTCTGGGTGAACAACGAGATCGGCACCGTCGCGCCGGTCGTCGAGCTCGCCGCCGTCTGCGCCGGCGCCGGAGTCCCGCTGCACCTCGACGCCGTCGCCGCGCTCGGGCACGTGCCGCTCGAGATCGGCGCGGCGCGTCGGGCGTCCTCCTCCCGGGCGGGCTCCGGGCTCGTCGCCGTCAGCGTCTCGGGTCACAAGGTGGGCGGGCCGATCGCCACGGGTGCGCTCTTCCTGGCGCGCGACGCCCGGGTCGTGCCCGTCCTGCACGGCGGGGGACAGCAGCGGAGCGTCCGCTCGGGCACCCAGGACGTCCCGGGCGCCGCGGCGTTCGCGGCGGCCGTCACGGAGGCGGTCGACGAGATGGCCCGGGAGGCTCCTCGGCTCGCCGCGCTGCGCGATCGGCTCGTCGCGGGCGTGCTCGACGCGGTGCCCGGCGCGACACTGACCGGTCCGGCCGTCGACTCCGGCCGTCGCGTCGCGAACAACGCCCACCTCGCCTTCCCGGGGGCCCAGGGCGACTCGCTCCTCTTCCTCCTCGACATGGCGGGCTTCTCGGTCTCGACCGGATCGGCCTGCACCGCGGGCATCCCCGAGCCCTCGCACGTCGTGCTCGCGCTCGGCCGGAGCCAGGACGAGGCGCGCGGAGTCCTGCGGATGACCCTCGGGCGCACCACGTCCGAGGCCGACGTCGATGCGTTCGTCGCCGCCGTGCCCGAGGCGTACGCCCGCGCGGCTCGGGCCGGGCTCTCGAACCGCGCCGTCTGA
- the ybaK gene encoding Cys-tRNA(Pro) deacylase, whose protein sequence is MSSARQGPGTPATVALTAAGIPFVAREYRHDPAAASYGGEAAEALGVEPERIFKTLLVDVDGELVVGIVPVTGSLGLKELASAVGGKRAAMADPALAQRRTGYVLGGISPVGQKTRHRTVLDETAELFDTVLVSGGRRGFDIELSPADLVAATGAILADIAR, encoded by the coding sequence GTGAGCTCGGCGCGCCAGGGGCCCGGCACCCCGGCGACCGTCGCGCTCACGGCCGCCGGGATCCCCTTCGTCGCGCGGGAGTACCGGCACGATCCCGCGGCGGCGAGCTACGGAGGCGAGGCGGCCGAGGCGCTCGGCGTCGAGCCGGAGCGGATCTTCAAGACCCTGCTGGTCGACGTGGACGGCGAGCTCGTCGTCGGGATCGTCCCCGTCACGGGGTCGCTCGGGCTCAAGGAGCTGGCGTCGGCCGTCGGCGGCAAGCGCGCGGCGATGGCCGACCCGGCGCTCGCGCAGCGGCGAACGGGCTACGTGCTCGGCGGGATCTCGCCGGTCGGGCAGAAGACGCGGCACCGGACCGTGCTCGACGAGACGGCGGAGCTGTTCGACACCGTCCTCGTCTCGGGCGGCCGGCGAGGATTCGACATCGAGCTCTCCCCCGCCGATCTCGTCGCGGCCACCGGCGCGATCCTCGCGGACATCGCGCGCTGA
- the glgP gene encoding alpha-glucan family phosphorylase produces MKAIRRFTVRSVLPPALSALGELAGNLRWAWHEPTRRLFERVDPELWRRGGADPTALLGAVSPERLAELAGDQGFVDDAWRLRDDLERYRTEPRWYQSLPESAPRAIAYFSPEFGIAAALPQYSGGLGILAGDHLKASSDLGIPLTGVGLFYRSGYFSQGLTADGWQLESYPSLDPDGLPLRVVRLADGSPARIVLALPDGRALYARVWRAEVGRVTLLLLDTDIPENEDSLRATTDRLYGGGGEHRLLQELLLGIGGVRALELWSEVSGAPLPEVFHTNEGHAGFQGLERISGLIGSGLDFDQALQVVRASTVFTTHTPVPAGIDRFDRGLIEEYFSTELLPGVQVEDVLALGAEDGSDGRFNMAFMGLRLAQRSNGVSKLHGEVSRSMFSPLWPGFDTAEVPIGSVTNGVHAATWTDPVLTALARDRLGTEDTTQADWASGALSDGEIWHARRTMREQLVRDARVRAARSWREQNPGGLTPAWLDDLLDPDVLTIGFARRVPTYKRLTLMLHDPERLRALLTHPEHPIQIVIAGKSHPADEEGKRLIQKLVRFAQEPDVRRRIVFLPDYDIAMAQLLYPGTDVWLNNPLRPLEACGTSGMKAALNGSLNLSILDGWWNEYFDGENGWAIPSSDRALDPEARDTLEADALYELLESEVVPRFYERDHDGVPRRWVRSIRHTLATLSPELSAERMVRQYVDDLYRPAAAAGRAIVVDHFEPAKELSAWKLRVRAGWPGVSVASVESGGIDAVPQRGDRLAVRAGVLLGDLHPEDVTVQVVYGTAAADGSLTDVRLQELEVAESAGAVVPADAVGRVPYAGVVTLDRSGTFGYTVRVVPQHPLLARSSELGLVAAAG; encoded by the coding sequence GTGAAGGCCATCCGCCGCTTCACCGTCCGATCCGTCCTCCCGCCCGCGCTCTCGGCGCTCGGCGAGCTCGCGGGCAACCTCCGCTGGGCCTGGCACGAGCCCACCCGCCGCCTGTTCGAGCGGGTCGATCCCGAGCTCTGGCGACGCGGCGGCGCCGACCCGACCGCGCTGCTCGGAGCCGTGAGCCCCGAGCGCCTCGCCGAGCTCGCCGGCGACCAGGGCTTCGTCGACGACGCGTGGCGCCTGCGCGACGACCTCGAGCGCTACCGCACCGAGCCGCGCTGGTACCAGTCGCTGCCCGAGTCGGCGCCGCGGGCGATCGCCTACTTCTCGCCCGAGTTCGGCATCGCCGCCGCCCTGCCGCAGTACTCGGGCGGTCTCGGCATCCTCGCGGGCGATCACCTCAAGGCGTCCTCCGACCTCGGGATCCCGCTGACCGGAGTCGGCCTCTTCTACCGGTCGGGCTACTTCTCGCAGGGTCTCACGGCCGACGGCTGGCAGCTCGAGTCCTACCCCTCGCTCGACCCCGACGGCCTGCCGCTGCGGGTCGTGCGCCTGGCCGACGGCTCTCCGGCGCGGATCGTCCTCGCGCTGCCGGACGGCCGTGCGCTGTACGCGCGGGTGTGGCGGGCCGAGGTCGGCCGCGTGACCCTCCTCCTCCTCGACACCGACATCCCCGAGAACGAGGACTCGCTGCGGGCCACCACCGACCGGCTCTACGGCGGCGGCGGCGAGCACCGCCTCCTCCAGGAGCTGCTGCTGGGCATCGGCGGCGTCCGCGCCCTCGAGCTGTGGTCCGAGGTGTCGGGCGCGCCGCTGCCCGAGGTGTTCCACACCAACGAGGGTCACGCGGGCTTCCAGGGCCTCGAGCGCATCTCGGGCCTCATCGGCTCCGGCCTCGACTTCGACCAGGCCCTGCAGGTCGTGCGCGCGAGCACGGTCTTCACCACCCACACCCCGGTGCCCGCCGGGATCGACCGCTTCGACCGCGGGCTCATCGAGGAGTACTTCTCGACCGAGCTGCTGCCCGGGGTCCAGGTCGAGGACGTTCTCGCCCTCGGCGCCGAGGACGGCTCGGACGGCCGCTTCAACATGGCGTTCATGGGCCTCCGCCTCGCCCAGCGCTCGAACGGGGTGTCGAAGCTCCACGGCGAGGTGAGCCGCTCGATGTTCTCGCCGCTCTGGCCCGGGTTCGACACGGCGGAGGTGCCGATCGGCTCCGTCACCAACGGCGTCCACGCGGCCACCTGGACCGATCCGGTGCTCACCGCGCTGGCCCGCGACCGCCTCGGGACCGAGGACACGACGCAGGCCGACTGGGCGTCCGGCGCGCTCAGCGACGGCGAGATCTGGCACGCCCGGCGCACGATGCGCGAGCAGCTCGTGCGCGACGCCCGCGTCCGCGCGGCGAGATCGTGGCGCGAGCAGAACCCGGGCGGTCTCACCCCGGCCTGGCTCGACGACCTGCTCGATCCCGACGTCCTGACGATCGGCTTCGCACGCCGCGTGCCCACCTACAAGCGGCTCACGCTGATGCTGCACGACCCCGAGCGGCTGCGCGCCCTGCTCACCCACCCCGAGCACCCGATCCAGATCGTGATCGCGGGCAAGTCGCACCCCGCCGACGAGGAGGGCAAGCGGCTCATCCAGAAGCTCGTGCGGTTCGCCCAGGAGCCCGACGTGCGGCGGAGGATCGTCTTCCTCCCCGACTACGACATCGCGATGGCGCAGCTGCTCTACCCCGGCACCGATGTCTGGCTCAACAACCCGCTCCGCCCGCTCGAGGCGTGCGGCACCTCCGGGATGAAGGCGGCGCTCAACGGATCGCTCAACCTCTCGATCCTCGACGGCTGGTGGAACGAGTACTTCGACGGCGAGAACGGCTGGGCGATCCCCTCCTCCGATCGCGCCCTCGACCCGGAGGCGCGCGACACCCTCGAGGCCGACGCGCTTTACGAGCTGCTCGAGAGCGAGGTCGTGCCCCGCTTCTACGAGCGCGACCACGACGGAGTCCCGCGGCGCTGGGTGCGCTCGATCCGGCACACGCTGGCGACGCTCTCGCCCGAGCTCTCCGCGGAGCGGATGGTGCGCCAGTACGTCGACGATCTGTACCGCCCGGCGGCCGCGGCCGGTCGCGCGATCGTCGTCGACCACTTCGAGCCCGCGAAGGAGCTCTCGGCGTGGAAGCTGCGGGTCCGAGCGGGCTGGCCGGGCGTCTCCGTGGCCTCGGTCGAGTCGGGCGGCATCGACGCGGTGCCGCAGCGCGGCGACCGGCTGGCGGTGCGCGCGGGCGTGCTCCTCGGCGATCTGCACCCCGAGGACGTCACGGTCCAGGTGGTGTACGGCACGGCCGCCGCGGACGGATCGCTGACCGACGTCCGGCTCCAGGAGCTCGAGGTGGCGGAGTCGGCGGGCGCCGTCGTGCCGGCCGACGCGGTGGGCCGCGTGCCCTACGCGGGCGTGGTCACGCTCGACCGCAGCGGGACGTTCGGCTACACCGTCCGCGTGGTGCCGCAGCACCCGCTCCTCGCACGCTCGTCCGAGCTCGGACTGGTCGCCGCCGCCGGCTGA
- the glgX gene encoding glycogen debranching protein GlgX, giving the protein MISRDPLARLGVTVDAEGGELRIWSAHASAIDLLLYDEKDPTWVARTVPLERDAECVWSARSPLLTPGRRYAVRVDGPAGHRFDPRTALLEPYSRGLHRVAENEWRSVVVDDSFDWGASEKPRTPLDRTVVYEAHVKGLTKLNPVLPPELRGTYAGLAHESTLASLLDLGVTAVELLPVHAFVSEQRLLRQGLTNYWGYNTLNFFSPHAAYASPTAQRGGPTAVLREFKGMVKLLHEAGLEVILDVVYNHTAEEGPNGPRSSLRGIDDRSYYRQSDEGHYIDVTGCGNTIDFGNPVAQRLVLDSLRYWSGEVGIDGFRLDLAATLGRDEIAHFRTDHPLLTAAVEDPALADVKMIAEPWDVGMGGWQTGNFPVGWSEWNDRYRDRVRNFWLSDIDYSRRAGTAPVGVGGFATRLSGSSNTFSLERGPLASVNFVTAHDGFTLADLVSYNVKHNIGNGESNRDGADNNRSFNHGFEGPSADEGVTLARRKAMRNLLGTLLLSAGVPMITAGDEFGRSQRGNNNAYCQDSDLTWLRWEGLGDWQEHLREHTRTLLRLRREHPALRPSRYGRGGAVTPGASSMRWFDAHGHGMSDHDWTSAENRTLQYLASSTPEFEEFDRILLVVHGVEHETSVVLAESDGVTGYTRLWNSEEAVPLGHGESFEPGQVIRVAGTSIQLFAAHGEPTAAETVDGS; this is encoded by the coding sequence ATGATCTCTCGCGACCCCCTGGCCCGGCTCGGAGTCACCGTGGACGCGGAGGGCGGCGAGCTGCGGATCTGGTCGGCCCACGCGAGCGCGATCGACCTCCTCCTCTACGACGAGAAGGACCCGACCTGGGTCGCCCGCACCGTGCCGCTCGAGCGCGACGCCGAGTGCGTGTGGTCGGCGCGGTCGCCGCTGCTGACGCCGGGCCGCCGCTACGCCGTCCGCGTCGACGGACCGGCGGGTCACCGCTTCGATCCCCGCACGGCGCTGCTCGAGCCCTACTCGCGCGGTCTGCACCGCGTGGCCGAGAACGAGTGGCGCTCGGTCGTGGTCGACGACTCGTTCGACTGGGGCGCCTCCGAGAAGCCGCGGACCCCGCTCGACCGCACGGTCGTGTACGAGGCCCACGTGAAGGGCCTCACCAAGCTCAACCCGGTGCTGCCCCCGGAGCTCCGCGGCACCTACGCGGGACTCGCGCACGAGTCGACGCTCGCCTCCCTCCTCGATCTCGGCGTCACGGCGGTCGAGCTGCTGCCGGTGCACGCGTTCGTGTCGGAGCAGCGGCTCCTGCGCCAGGGGCTCACCAACTACTGGGGCTACAACACGCTGAACTTCTTCAGCCCACACGCGGCGTACGCCTCGCCGACCGCCCAGCGCGGCGGGCCGACGGCCGTGCTGCGCGAGTTCAAGGGCATGGTCAAGCTGCTGCACGAGGCGGGTCTCGAGGTGATCCTCGACGTCGTCTACAACCACACCGCCGAGGAGGGGCCGAACGGACCGCGCTCGAGCCTGCGCGGCATCGACGACCGCAGCTACTACCGCCAGAGCGACGAGGGCCACTACATCGACGTCACCGGCTGCGGCAACACGATCGACTTCGGCAACCCGGTCGCCCAGCGCCTCGTCCTCGACTCCCTCCGCTACTGGTCGGGCGAGGTGGGCATCGACGGATTCCGCCTCGACCTCGCTGCGACGCTCGGGCGCGACGAGATCGCGCACTTCCGGACCGACCACCCGCTGCTGACGGCGGCCGTCGAGGATCCGGCACTCGCCGACGTGAAGATGATCGCCGAGCCGTGGGACGTCGGCATGGGCGGCTGGCAGACCGGCAACTTCCCGGTCGGCTGGTCGGAGTGGAACGACCGCTACCGCGACCGGGTGCGCAACTTCTGGCTCTCGGACATCGACTACTCCCGTCGGGCGGGCACGGCGCCCGTCGGAGTCGGGGGCTTCGCGACCCGCCTGTCGGGCTCGTCGAACACGTTCTCGCTCGAGCGCGGCCCCCTCGCCTCCGTGAACTTCGTGACGGCGCACGACGGGTTCACCCTGGCCGATCTCGTCTCGTACAACGTCAAGCACAACATCGGCAACGGCGAGTCGAACCGCGACGGAGCCGACAACAACCGCTCCTTCAACCACGGCTTCGAGGGGCCCTCGGCCGACGAGGGCGTCACCCTGGCTCGGCGCAAGGCGATGCGCAACCTGCTCGGCACGCTCCTCCTCTCGGCGGGCGTGCCGATGATCACCGCCGGCGACGAGTTCGGCCGCAGCCAGCGCGGCAACAACAACGCCTACTGCCAGGACTCCGACCTGACGTGGCTGCGCTGGGAGGGGCTCGGCGACTGGCAGGAGCACCTCCGCGAGCACACCCGCACCCTGCTCCGCCTCCGGCGCGAGCATCCCGCCCTCCGTCCGTCCCGCTACGGCCGCGGCGGCGCAGTGACCCCGGGGGCGAGCAGCATGCGCTGGTTCGACGCGCACGGCCACGGCATGTCCGACCACGACTGGACCTCGGCCGAGAACCGGACTCTGCAGTACCTCGCCTCCTCCACTCCCGAGTTCGAGGAGTTCGACCGGATCCTGCTCGTCGTCCACGGCGTCGAGCACGAGACGAGCGTGGTGCTGGCCGAGAGCGACGGCGTCACCGGCTACACGCGGCTCTGGAACAGCGAGGAGGCCGTGCCGCTCGGGCACGGCGAGTCGTTCGAGCCGGGGCAGGTGATCCGCGTCGCGGGCACCTCGATCCAGCTCTTCGCCGCCCACGGGGAGCCGACGGCGGCCGAGACCGTGGACGGGTCGTGA